DNA from Streptomyces sp. Edi4:
CGGTGTCGCGGATCGCGAGGTCGTCGGCGTCCAGCAGATCGTCGACGCCGAGCGGATCGGCCGGGTCGAAGGGGGGCAGCTTGGAGGAAGGAGCGGACATGAGGGCGCCTCCGCGGGCTCTCGCTCAACTAAAACTAGCAGTGATAGTTATTACCTGAGCGCTGACGTTACGGGTCAGTGTCCCGTGCGTCCAGAGTCCACGGCGGCCACATCGCCGGGTCGCGTCTGGGAGGGCAGCTGCACGGCCCGCCGTCGCTCGGGCTCGGGCGCGGAGCCGCTCTCGCGGGCGGGCTCGTGGTCCTGGCCGGCCACCGAGCAGTCCATGACGCGAGGCAGCCGCAGCCCGGCCACCGCGCCCAGGAGCAGCAGGCCCGCACTGACGAACAGCGTGACGTGCAGGCCGTGCACGAAGGACGCGCGGGCCGCGCCGCGCAGGGCGGCGCCGGCCGGGCCGCCGAGCCGGGCGGCGACGTCGTAGGCCTCGCCCAGCGAATTGGCGGCGGCGGCCGACGCGGCGGCGGGGACGCCGCCGACCGAGGAGAGTCCGGGCGCGTAGGCGGCGTTCATCACGCTGCCGAGCAGGGCGATGCCGATGCCGGCGCCGAGCTGGTAGGAGGTCTCACCGATGGCGGCCGCGCCGCCGGCCCGCTCGGGCGGCGCCTCGCTGAGCATCGACTCGTACGCGGCGAACAGGGTGGTCTGGAGCCCGAAGCCCAGCACGACGAACGAGACGATCATCAGCGTCGGCCAGTCGCTCTGGCCCATCGGGACGAGCAGCAGCACGGCCGCCGCCACCAGCACGAAGCCGGTGCAGACCATCCGGCGCGGGCCGAGCCGGCGCAGCGTGTACGAGCCGGTCGCGCCCGCCGCCATCGCGGCGAAGGTCAGCGGCAGCATCCGCAGACCGGTCTGGAGCGGGGAGAGCCCGAGCACGAGCTGGAGGTACTGGACCGCTATGAGCTCGAGGCCCACGAGCGCCAGCATGGCGATGATGATGCAGCCGACCGAGGTCGCGAAGGCGGGCCGGGAGAACAGCTTGATGTCGACCAGCGGATGGGTGCGACGGCGCTGCCTGCGCACGAAGACAACGAGCAGTGCCGCGCCCGCGCACAGAGCGGCGAGCCCGGGGCCGTCGAGGACGCCGTCACCGGCGCCGAGCCGCTTCACGCCGAAGACGGCCGCGAGTATGCCGCCGGCCGCCATCAGCGCCCCGAGCACGTCCCAGGGTCCGTCGGAACTGCCCTTGGACTCGGGCAGGATCCAGCGGCCGACGGGCAGCATCAGGGCCATCAGCGGAATGTTGACGAGGAAGACCGAGCCCCACCAGAAGTGCTGGACGAGGAAGCCGCCGAGCACGGGTCCGGTCGCGGCGCCGATCGCCGCGACCGCCGTCCAGATGCCGATGGCGGTGGCCCGCTCGCGGCGGTCGGGGAAGACGACGCGCAGGATGGAGAGCGTGGCGGGCATGATCATCGCGCCGCCGATGCCGAGCAGGGCGCGGGCCGCGATGAGCACCGGCGCCGATTCGGCGAGGGCGGCCACCGCGGAGGCGGCGCCGAAGATGCCGTAGCCGAGCAGCAGGATCCGGCGCCGGCCCACCCGGTCGCCCAGGGTGCCGAAGAGGATGAGGAGGGCGGCGCACACCAGGGGGTAGGCGTCGACGATCCACAGCAGTTCGACGGAGCCCGGCCGCAGGTCCTCGGTGACCGAGGGGATCGCGACGTGCAGCACGGTGGCGTCGAGCGCCACGAACAGCAGGCTCACACAGAGGACGACGAGGATGACCCAGCGGTTGGCGCCGCCGGCGGCGGCACGCGGTCGTGCGCCGGCCATGGTCGTCCCTGTCATGTACGTACCTCCCAGTACTGCGGGCCTCGGGGCCCGGGACGGCTCGGCCGTCGCGGACCGCCCCCGTCACCGCTCCCGCGGCCGGCGAGCCCGGCGGGCCGGCGGCAGGACCCGCTCGGCAGGTCCGTCCGGGGCCCCGCGGCGACGGGCGGGTGATTCGTCAGCGTACGCGAGTTCGCGCCTGCCGCGCGTGGCCCACCTCTCACGCGGTGGCCCGGCGGGCTGTGGCCTGCGCCACGCCGTGCGGCGCCCCGAGATGATCTTTACCCTGCGTGCCGGTCCGGTGACCGGTGGAGCGATTCCACCGACCGGCACCCGAAAGGGAATTCCGCGACATACGGACAACGCGTTCCGGCAGCCGTTCCCATGAATGGGAGAAACGAAAGCTGGGTATTCAAAGACGCCGGGAATAAAAATCCGGGTGAGACATACTCCACATCACATCGTCATCACGAAGATCCTGGATCGGCCTGGGCAGTCCCTCACTCGCTGTAACGTCGATTGAGTGCGTACTGACCGAATCTTCGCCCGCCTGGACCGGGAGCCCGAGCCACCGAAGATAGAGATCCCGCGGATGAGCCGTCACCGCGTGGTCCTCTTCGGCGCGACGTTGGCGTTCTACCTCGCCATCGTCGTGGCCGTTCTCGGGTCGTCCTGGCTCGTCGAGCTGGACTGGAAGGTCATGCTGTTCCGGCCGTACGAGCGGTGGCCGCAGCTGCACGGCTTCCTGGACTACTTCGTGGTCCTCGGCCAGCGCGGCCCGACCGCGGTGATGGTGATGGCGTGGCTGGGCTGGCGCTCCTGGCGCCAGCACACCCTGCGGCCGCTCCTGAGCCTCGGAGCGGCCCTCCTGCTGCTCAACATCACGGTCGGCGCGGTCAAACTCGGGCTCGGCAGGCTCGGCCCGCACTACGCCACGCAGATAGGGTCCGCGGAGCTCTTCGCGGGCGGCGACATATTTCCCTCGGGACACACCGCCAACGCGGTGGTGACCTGGGGCATCCTCGGCTATCTCGCCACCACCCCGCGGGCCAGACGCTGGCTGTCGGTCACCTCGGCCATGGTCGCTCTCGGCGTGGGGGCGACCACCGTCTATCTCGGCACCCACTGGGTGAGCGATGTGCTCCTCGGCTGGGCGGCCGGGCTGCTGATCCTGCTCGCCCTGCCCTGGTTCGAACCGCTCACCGCCCGCGCCGAGGCCTTCCTGCTCGCGCTGCGCGACAAGGCGCGCGAACGTGGGCGCGGCATGGTTCTGCCCGTCCCGGTGCCGGTCCCCTCGGCCGCCGCGATGCCGCCCAGGCGCGGGCACGACGAGGACGAGACGCCGGTGCGCGAGCCGGTCGGTGTGGCGGGCGCGCGCGGCGCGGGCCGGCCGCTCCCGGCCAGGCCCCACCAGCCGGCCCGCTCGGAGCGGCCCCCGGTCGTCCCCTCGGGCACCCGGCGCCCGCCGCACACGGAGCGGGCGCCGCGCGGCACCGCCCCGGCCCGCCCGATGGGCGGCTGACGGCACGCCCACGCCCGTCACGAAGGCCCCCGGTGCCCACCGGGGGCCTTCGCCGTGTCCGGGCGCCGCGCCAAGGCGCTGTGTCCAGGCGCCGGGCTCCGCGGCTCAGCCGTGCCAGCAGCGGGTCACGGTGCCGTGCTCGACCTCGAAGTTCAGCCGCCCCGGCATGTACTCCATGGTGATGACCGAACCCGGTGGCAGGGACCTGACGGTGGGCCAGCCGCGTTCGGCCGCGCGGCGCTCGGCGTCGTCGGCGGCGAGACCCACATAGGCGGCGGGAGCGTCGTCGGGATGTGCGGAGTGCGACGGTATGGGTGCCATGCGACCCACCGTAGGCGGCCCGGCGCGACGACGGAAGCGGGGGTGGTGGCGGCGCCCGCGACGCGCGGACAAGCCGAGCGTTGTCCGCCCCCGGTGCCTCGCCAGTCACACTTCTGTCACAGGATCGTGGGCGTCCTTCGCCTCGAACTCCGTCACTCGTACGGGCAGTTCCTGGCGCGCCGCCAGGTTATCCAGCGCCGCGTCCCGCACCACGCGCACACAATTGCGTAAGGCAAACAATTACCTCGCAGGACCGGCCGCGAATTCCCACTCCGGGGCGCCCGGCGAGCAATTGACGGTGCGTAGGCAATTCACGCTCCTTTACCCGGCCCGGGTCCCGGTTCCGGTCGCCCCGCCCGGTCGCACGGGGCCCGATGGCCGCACGCCCTGTCGCCGCGGGCACCGGCGGCGGCCGGCCGACGGCGCTCAGCCGCGGGGCGCGTCCACGCGTACGCTCAGGTCGTTCACGCCCGTGTAGTACGGCCGCACCACTCCGGGGCCGACCCTCGTCCCCGGGTACACGAAGACGACCTGCTTCATGGGCACGTCATCCAGGATGCGGGCCAGCCGAACCTCGGCGGCGCCGGCCCCGGTGAGCAGCCACAGGTCCCAGAGCCATTCCTTCGCGTCCAGGCCGTCGGCGAGCGGCGCGTACGGCAGCGTGAAGGTGAAGTCCCCGCCGTCACCCTCGGCGGTCACCGGCACCCGGTGGACGCGGTTGCCCCTGCCGCGCTTGCGTGCCTCGACGGCGGGCTCTTCACCGAGCGCCGTTCCGTACAACCGCCCCCGCACCGTGACGGCGTCCGCGTCGAAACCGATCGTGCCGGTCTCGGCGTGCGGCCTGCGCAGCCAGCTGCGCACGACGAGCTCGCCCGCCCGGTCGGGGTGGGGGATGCGCACGGCCACCCCGTCGGCGTCCGGTCCCGGCTCGCGGTCGACCAGGGCCCGCAGGTCTCGAACGCCCGGCTCAAGACGCCGCTCGGCGCCCTCGCCGAAGCGCAGATGGGCGTCCCACACGCCCTCGGGGAGCTCGACGGTGCTGGGCAGCACCGCCCTGAGCAGCCCTTCAGCGGCCGGGGTCAGGGGCAGCAGCACATCGCGGCTCCCACCGCCCTGGCGGCGCAGGACGAGCGTGGCGCCCGGCTGCCCGGCGCCGGTGACGTCGAAGGTCAGCCCGCCCGCGGAGTCGGCTATGCAGTGGGCGCGCGGGGCCGAGGGGGCGCTGTTGGTGTCCGGGGACCCGACGGTGGTGGTCATGCGGTCTGCCCTTTCCGGAGCACGGAGATGGCCTTGTGGCGCAGGGTGTAGGCCCCGTCGATGGCGGAGCCCCTGGCCCGGTACAGACCGTCGCGCAGCAGTCCGGGCGTGCGGCTCGCGCCGCCCTGGGCGTGCAGCGCCTCGAAGATGGCCTCGTGCTGCTCGGCGGTCCTGGCCGGGTCGAAGCGCCGCGAGTTGTCCAGGGCCGCCTTGGCCATGCGGTGGCGCAGTCCGTCGTCCTGGATCAGTTCGAGCAGGGCCGAGGCCACCGCGTCGGCGTCGCCCGTCTCGACGAGCCGGCCGTCCACGTGGTCGTTGATGATTTCGCGTGGTCCCTGGGGGCAGTCCGTGGAGACGACCGGCACTCCGCAGCGCATCGCTTCGACGATGGTCATGCCGAAGGACTCGTGGTCGGAGGTGACGGCCGCGATGGAGCCCTTGACCCACTCGCTGTCGAGGTCGCGCACGAGCCCCATGAGGAACACATGGTTGTAGAGGCCAAGATCGTCGATGAGGTTGCGCAGGGCGTCGCGTTCGTTTCCGAAGGCGTCGCCCGAGCCGTAGATCCGCAGGCGCCAGTCCGGCCGCTCGGCGACCACCCGGGCGAAGGCCCGCACCAGCAGGTCGTACCGCTTGACCTGGGTGAGCCGGCCGGCCGCCACGACGAGCTTCCCGTCGCCCGACGCGGGTGCGACGGCGGGGGCGGGCACCGCGTTGGGCACCGCGTCGACGCGTACGCCGGGCAGCCCGAGCTCCTGGTAGGCGGCCGCGTCGGCCCGGGTGACGGTGGTGATCGCGTCGAGCAGCGGATAGGAGTGGGCTATCTCGCGGCGCAGCCGGTAGCCGTGGCCGGTCAGGGTCAGGTGCTCCTGGCCCACCCGGACCACGCCGGGCCGGGTCTCGCGGGCTATGTGGACATTGAGGCCTGGCCGGGTGCCGATCACGACGTCCGCCCCGGTCTCGCGCAGATGGGCGCCTATCCGGGCGTCGGTGAGCCGGCTGTACTGGCTGTGGCGGCCGTCGCCGCGCGGGAAGACCTTGGCGGCCCGCAGGTGCTGGGGGTCCTCGCCCTCGTATCCCGCGCTGCCCTTGCGCAGATCCACGAGGTGGCGCAGGCGGACGCCGTCGGGGGCGGGCAGGGTGGGGTCGTCGCGGTGGCGGAAGACGGAGACGATCTCGACGTCGTGCCGCCGGGCGAGCTCACCGGCGAGGTTGAAGGTGGACCGGATGGTGCCGCCCAGGCTGTACGCGTTGTGCAGCAGGAATGAGAGGTGCATGCGCTACGCGTCCCCTTGGTCGGATTGGTCGGAATCGAAACCCTTCGGTCAGGAACGGACTCTACTTGGGTCGGCCACCCCTCCGCTCCGGCCGCGCATCCGCGCAGGTCACAGCGGTGCTGGGGCGGGGGCGGTTGGGGACGGCCGGCGCGGCTCGGCGCGCGGGGTGGGGCGCGGTGGCGGCGCGGGGTGGGGCGGGCGCGGCGGAGCCCCGTCCGGGCGGCCGGACGGGGCCCGAGACCTCAGAGGGCGAGCCGCTGCCCGGGCAGGATGAGGTCGGGGTCGGTGCCGATGACGGCCCGGTTCGCCGCGTACAGCGCCTGCCAGGGGGCGCCGTGGGCCTCGGCGACCGAGGAGAGCGTGTCACCGGCGCGGACCGTGTACGAGCCGGACGGCGCGGCGGATGCGACCTCGGGGCGCGGCGGCGCCGCGTGGTGCTCGGGCGCGGCCGCGTGGTGCTCGGGCGCGGCCGCCTTGTGCTCGGGCTTGGTGGCCTCGACCCGGCGCGGCGCGGCGGGCGCCTTGTACGGCTTCGGCGCGGCCGGTGCGTGCCGGACGGCCGGCTCCGCGCCCGCCGGGACGCTGCCCGATGCTCCGGCGTGGCGCGAACAGGACGGCCAGGCGCCCCAGCCCTGTGCGCGCTGCACCTTGACGGCGACGGCGATCTGCTGGGCCCTGCTGGCGCCGTCGGCCGTGGGCGCGTACGCGCCGCCGCCGTGCGCCCGCCAGGTCCCGGCGTCGAACTGCAACCCTCCGTAGTAGCCGTTGTGGGTGTTGATGTGCCAGTTTCCGCCGCTCTCGCACTGGGCGATGCGGTCCCACACCCCGGCGTCGGCCGCCGAGGCCTGGCCGGTGGCGGCGAGCAGCGCGAACGGCGCCACGGCGGCGGCCGCGATCAGCGCCGCCGTCCCACGCCTGCGCGAGGAGCTGGAACCACTGGTACCAACGGACATGAAATCCCTTTCGAAGGACCCGGGGTCCCCCTGGGCTGCCCGGTCCCCGGCGCGTCCGGCGCCACGTCCCGAGCCGCCCCCGCCCACCGGGAGGTCGTGACTGGCTGTGCGGCCGGCGGGCGGTCCCGGGCGGTGCTCGATGCACACGGCGGTGGAATCTAGGGACTCGCGCGGCCCGGCATCAACCAACTCCCCGTCCAGGCAGGCCAGTTGCCTGTTACCCGGGGTATCGGTGATTTTCGGACACCCACTTGATGCGCAGATATCGGCATTTACTGACCAGGCTTCGAGATGATCTGTGTCTCAGCTCACCACGCCAACTTCCATGCACCCCGCATGTGTTGACAGGGAGTGAGGGGTTCCGGGGTCGGATTCACCCTCCGCCGGGAGCGGTCGGATCCCGTTCGACTTCGCGCGTGACCCCGGCCACAGATCGTCCGTTGTCGTTTGTACGAGAGAAGCCGGGAACCGCCCGGCGCATCCACTCAGTTCCTAGGAGCCACCCGTGCCGCGCATGCTCGACGTCAGTGAGGACGTCCGCGCCGAGATCGGCGACGAAGAAGCCGAGCGGCTGCTCGCCGGCGAGAACGCCCCGGGCAGCTACGACTGCACCTCCTGCCGCACACCGGGCGACTCCGAGCAGGAGCGCACCAGCACCGTCCTGTTCGTCGGCGAGGAGACCGCGGTCCTCGCCTTCGCCCACGCCAGCTGCATCCCCTCCCAGGTCGTCCAGGTCGCCGAGGAGCAGTTGCAGGGCGC
Protein-coding regions in this window:
- a CDS encoding MFS transporter → MTGTTMAGARPRAAAGGANRWVILVVLCVSLLFVALDATVLHVAIPSVTEDLRPGSVELLWIVDAYPLVCAALLILFGTLGDRVGRRRILLLGYGIFGAASAVAALAESAPVLIAARALLGIGGAMIMPATLSILRVVFPDRRERATAIGIWTAVAAIGAATGPVLGGFLVQHFWWGSVFLVNIPLMALMLPVGRWILPESKGSSDGPWDVLGALMAAGGILAAVFGVKRLGAGDGVLDGPGLAALCAGAALLVVFVRRQRRRTHPLVDIKLFSRPAFATSVGCIIIAMLALVGLELIAVQYLQLVLGLSPLQTGLRMLPLTFAAMAAGATGSYTLRRLGPRRMVCTGFVLVAAAVLLLVPMGQSDWPTLMIVSFVVLGFGLQTTLFAAYESMLSEAPPERAGGAAAIGETSYQLGAGIGIALLGSVMNAAYAPGLSSVGGVPAAASAAAANSLGEAYDVAARLGGPAGAALRGAARASFVHGLHVTLFVSAGLLLLGAVAGLRLPRVMDCSVAGQDHEPARESGSAPEPERRRAVQLPSQTRPGDVAAVDSGRTGH
- a CDS encoding phosphatase PAP2 family protein; translated protein: MRTDRIFARLDREPEPPKIEIPRMSRHRVVLFGATLAFYLAIVVAVLGSSWLVELDWKVMLFRPYERWPQLHGFLDYFVVLGQRGPTAVMVMAWLGWRSWRQHTLRPLLSLGAALLLLNITVGAVKLGLGRLGPHYATQIGSAELFAGGDIFPSGHTANAVVTWGILGYLATTPRARRWLSVTSAMVALGVGATTVYLGTHWVSDVLLGWAAGLLILLALPWFEPLTARAEAFLLALRDKARERGRGMVLPVPVPVPSAAAMPPRRGHDEDETPVREPVGVAGARGAGRPLPARPHQPARSERPPVVPSGTRRPPHTERAPRGTAPARPMGG
- a CDS encoding I78 family peptidase inhibitor, whose amino-acid sequence is MAPIPSHSAHPDDAPAAYVGLAADDAERRAAERGWPTVRSLPPGSVITMEYMPGRLNFEVEHGTVTRCWHG
- a CDS encoding glycosyltransferase family 4 protein yields the protein MHLSFLLHNAYSLGGTIRSTFNLAGELARRHDVEIVSVFRHRDDPTLPAPDGVRLRHLVDLRKGSAGYEGEDPQHLRAAKVFPRGDGRHSQYSRLTDARIGAHLRETGADVVIGTRPGLNVHIARETRPGVVRVGQEHLTLTGHGYRLRREIAHSYPLLDAITTVTRADAAAYQELGLPGVRVDAVPNAVPAPAVAPASGDGKLVVAAGRLTQVKRYDLLVRAFARVVAERPDWRLRIYGSGDAFGNERDALRNLIDDLGLYNHVFLMGLVRDLDSEWVKGSIAAVTSDHESFGMTIVEAMRCGVPVVSTDCPQGPREIINDHVDGRLVETGDADAVASALLELIQDDGLRHRMAKAALDNSRRFDPARTAEQHEAIFEALHAQGGASRTPGLLRDGLYRARGSAIDGAYTLRHKAISVLRKGQTA
- a CDS encoding transglycosylase family protein, translating into MSVGTSGSSSSRRRGTAALIAAAAVAPFALLAATGQASAADAGVWDRIAQCESGGNWHINTHNGYYGGLQFDAGTWRAHGGGAYAPTADGASRAQQIAVAVKVQRAQGWGAWPSCSRHAGASGSVPAGAEPAVRHAPAAPKPYKAPAAPRRVEATKPEHKAAAPEHHAAAPEHHAAPPRPEVASAAPSGSYTVRAGDTLSSVAEAHGAPWQALYAANRAVIGTDPDLILPGQRLAL